ACAAAACATCACAGGTAAATGTGTATTTCACTTCTCTGTCCCTGGCCTACAGAGTAAAGCACATATTGCTGGTGGAGCCCTGGGGTTTCCCTGAGCGCCCGGACACAGTCGAGGCAGACCGTCCGATCCCGGTGTGGATCAAAGCCCTGGGGGCCATGTTTAGTCCCTTCAACCCCCTGGCTGGCTTGAGACTGGTCGGACCACTGGGTAAGACCAGGACAGTAAGGTAGTAAAAGCTAGCACATCAGAGGCTACCAACCTGCTCTTATCAATGACATGTGATGCACTTTGATGATCTCTGAGGGCAGCAGGGTCTTTTTTGCCCAGACTTTGAAGAGAAATTAAGTCAAACCGTGGTTCCATTTGTGCCCTTCAACCCCCCCCAGTTAATAATCATGTAAAATATAATGAGGGAGCCTCGTCTCTTGATGGCTACATGCTTGGTTGTGACACTTGAGCGTCTCCTCTCTGGCCCCTACAGGTCCCACTCTGGTCCAGACCCTGAGACCGGACTTCAAGAGGAAGTTTTTGTCCATGTTCGCTGACAACACTGTGTCAGAGTACATCTACCACCTGAACGTGCAAACCCCCAGGTCTGAACCATTTATTCATTACCTCTGTTGCAGCCGTTGGAGAGTTGTCGTGCTGAGTTAGCTGTTTTTCTGTACTGTCCCAGTGGGGAAACAGCTTTTAGGAACATGACCATTCCCTATGGCTGGGCGAAGAGACCAATGCTGCAGAGGATGGACCAGCTTCCACCTGAGATTCCCATCACCATCATCTACGGGTCCCGTTCCAGCATAGACAGCAACTCAGGCAGCGCCATCAAAGAGATGAGGCCACACTCTCACGTGGAGATCATAGTAAGTTCAACGTGCACTGGACGAGAGAGGGAAGTGAAATCATGCACTTTACTCTTTGTGCCCTATTACAAGTTTCACTCAACTCCAAACTCTCCAAACCTCATTAATACTTTGAAGTCACTGCTGTAGATACACTGTAGTCAGACTGTACATTGCTGTTATTGCAGTAATATAACTGAAACTCTCACATACTGTGGTTTATTCCAGTTACTTATTTTGCAGATAACTAAAACAGAATCATTTTTAGCCGTTCCTTACATTCCAGAAATATCATGCTGAAATGACTGCATGCAAAATATTCCTTTCCTGTCACTGGATGCTCTCATCCTAAAGTCAGCACTTATTAGATAAGACTGATAAGAGGTCATATGTTCCCATACAACAATGGTTGGTTCTCTATGGTTGGCCTTGTGTTGGTGTCAAAGATGGTGTGGTTTTAAGAGCAACGGTTCTTTTCTCAAAATCTAACACCACATAATCAGATCattgaaataaatatatttctagTTATTTACATGTTCTCTTTTGAAAAACTTCATCTATGATGAGGAATGCTGGTAAAAGATTTCTTATTTCACATACTTGTACATAACAGTGTCATTTCATCCCAAAAGTCCACTTCCTAGATCTGCCTGAGCTTTCAGCTGTATCTAATGGTCGTCATCAATACATAGAGTTGTCATGTGACAGCGGAGCAAGTGTGGACTGATACTGTAGACTaataagtggaccttgagtttaGATTACGATTCCCAAGCTCAAACTGAGCCTTCATGTATATTACTGAGGATTACAAAAAAGGAATAATAATTATCCCTACTCTCATTTCTTATATCTTTCACGACCCCTTCTTCACCTACCTATAATGCAGAATTTGGTATATAATTCACATTTGATGCAAACATGCTATTTCCACTCTCTAATGATACTTACTTCATAAGAAAACTGCATATTTTAATCATCTATTTTCAAATCCGCTATATGCTGTGCCATTATACAGATTCTCACCGGGGTGTTAATGAAAAGTAACGATGTGATCATCAAGCTTTATGAAACTAGCTGGTGTCCTCTCTACTGATTTGTGATAACGTGACTGTTTTTACTAGAAATAGtttcaaaatgatcatttctttTACCTTTGTTTTATAAAAGCAATAAACCATGGACGCAGTACTCTCCAGTAAAAACTGTACTTTCTTTTATGgcctctctgtgtttattgCCTCCTGTTTTTAATCACCCGCTTCCCTTCCTGTTCTCCATCCTCCCTGCAGACGATCCGTGGAGCCGGACACTATGTATATGCTGACCAGGCAGAGGACTTCAACCACACAGTTTTGCAAGTGTGTGATAAAGTGGACTGAAGTAGAGACGAGAGTGATGACTGAACTTTGGAGAAAAAGGGGAGCACCATTCGCAAACATCACTttagcagctgctgtggagagaCGGGATCCCTCTTCCTCAAAGCGAGGAGAAGGAGTGCGTCATACATCATGACAGGCACTGATTTGGTGATAGTCTACAGGCTCTGAGCTGACAGCACCGATCAAGTCCccttttgaatgttttttacCAGCATTCCTACAATTATCAAATAATGGCCGCGGGCCTGCATCACATGCTCCTTTTACATTACACCGTGCAGCACACATTAGGTGGTGCTGCTGCCTCTTGATCACATGATTGCAGCATTAGTTATACTGTATTTCCTCAGAATTGCCTCTCTCAAATGCAGTGACGTGCACTTTGAAATCCAAATAGCACAAAGCCGCAGTGTTGAATGAATGCACATTATTGTCAGTATGTTGTCTTTAATAGTTCCTTTAGTCGCTCGattcaaacatgcaaaaataacTTAACTGGACAAATTTAAAAAGTCTATTTTTATATCGTGAGAATACTTCAAGTGTCAATATATTCCtgtatttttgcatattttcgTTGAGAAATGCAGTAAGactaacattattattattaatatgatataatattaTATTTGACCACACCTTAAATTATATCACGCTGAAACAGAATCAGTGTCACTGCATTCAAAAAGTTCACGTACAGTGTCGTGTGTCAGGAGTTTTCTGTATAGTGCTTGTGGTTTTTCCGTATGATTCTCATACAGACAGGAAGCATGTTCCTTAATACATCAGTGCATTAGCACCAGGAAACAGCCATACATGTATGTGCAgctaataataatgtttttgtaGCGTCTGTCCTC
Above is a window of Chelmon rostratus isolate fCheRos1 chromosome 8, fCheRos1.pri, whole genome shotgun sequence DNA encoding:
- the abhd5a gene encoding 1-acylglycerol-3-phosphate O-acyltransferase ABHD5 isoform X2, which produces MLSVVGAHSLVSSVWGYVDTTIRWCWIPSWLPSWCPTSQMQLQTAEDMMLRCVEDTFSKQYVPITNGNQLWTLTFSSGHVKDKTPMVLLHGFGGGVGLWAQNLDALSQRRPVLALDLLGFGQSSRPLFATDAQEAEDQFVDSIEQWRAKVGLESMILLGHNLGGYLAVSYSIKYPGRVKHILLVEPWGFPERPDTVEADRPIPVWIKALGAMFSPFNPLAGLRLVGPLGPTLVQTLRPDFKRKFLSMFADNTVSEYIYHLNVQTPSGETAFRNMTIPYGWAKRPMLQRMDQLPPEIPITIIYGSRSSIDSNSGSAIKEMRPHSHVEIITIRGAGHYVYADQAEDFNHTVLQVCDKVD